In Streptomyces hawaiiensis, one genomic interval encodes:
- a CDS encoding aldo/keto reductase has product METTRPLGRSGIEVSALGFGCWAIGGEWQAADGQPLGWGKVDDEESVRAVRRALELGVTFFDTADTYGAGHSERVLGRALGKHRADVVVATKWGNVFDEATRTLTGNDDSLGYLRRALTASLRRLGTDYVDLYQFHLSDAGPEQAALLREACEDLVREGLIRAYAWSTDDPARAAVFAEGPHCAAVQHALNVLNDAPAMLRLCEEAGLASVNRSPLAMGLLTGKSRDRQPLEAGDIRSRPPAWLRGFGDGSGADPEWLARVDALKDVLTSEGRTLAQGALAWLWARSPRTVPIPGFRSVAQAEENAGALEKGALTSAQLAEVDRLLEAARTR; this is encoded by the coding sequence ATGGAGACCACACGGCCGCTGGGACGCAGCGGCATCGAGGTGAGCGCCCTCGGCTTCGGCTGCTGGGCGATCGGCGGTGAATGGCAGGCCGCGGACGGGCAGCCGCTCGGCTGGGGCAAGGTCGACGACGAGGAGTCGGTACGGGCGGTGCGGCGCGCCCTCGAACTGGGCGTCACCTTCTTCGACACCGCCGACACCTACGGCGCCGGGCACAGCGAACGCGTGCTGGGCCGGGCCCTCGGCAAGCACCGGGCCGATGTCGTTGTCGCCACCAAGTGGGGCAACGTCTTCGACGAGGCCACCAGGACCCTCACCGGCAACGACGACTCCCTGGGCTACCTGCGCCGCGCTCTGACCGCGTCCCTGCGCCGGCTCGGCACCGATTACGTCGATCTCTACCAGTTCCATCTCTCCGACGCCGGTCCCGAGCAGGCCGCCCTGCTCCGGGAGGCCTGCGAGGACCTGGTCCGCGAGGGACTCATACGGGCCTATGCGTGGAGCACCGACGATCCCGCACGCGCCGCCGTGTTCGCCGAGGGGCCGCACTGCGCCGCCGTCCAGCACGCTCTCAACGTCTTGAACGACGCGCCCGCGATGCTCCGGCTGTGTGAGGAGGCGGGCCTCGCGAGCGTCAACCGCAGTCCACTCGCCATGGGGCTGCTCACCGGGAAGAGCCGGGACCGGCAGCCGTTGGAGGCCGGGGACATCCGCAGCAGGCCCCCGGCCTGGTTGCGGGGTTTCGGCGACGGGTCCGGCGCCGACCCGGAGTGGCTCGCCCGCGTCGACGCCCTCAAGGATGTCCTCACCAGCGAGGGCCGTACGCTCGCCCAGGGCGCCCTGGCCTGGCTGTGGGCGCGCAGCCCGCGGACGGTTCCCATCCCCGGTTTCCGCTCGGTCGCCCAGGCGGAAGAGAACGCGGGAGCGCTGGAGAAGGGGGCGCTCACCAGCGCGCAGCTCGCAGAGGTCGACCGGCTGCTCGAGGCCGCACGCACGCGGTGA